In a single window of the Lates calcarifer isolate ASB-BC8 linkage group LG1, TLL_Latcal_v3, whole genome shotgun sequence genome:
- the LOC108901282 gene encoding LOW QUALITY PROTEIN: RCC1 and BTB domain-containing protein 1 (The sequence of the model RefSeq protein was modified relative to this genomic sequence to represent the inferred CDS: deleted 1 base in 1 codon) encodes MVDVTKWPIFSLMGPQELSAIRKACVFGTSANEAIYITNDDEVYVFGLNCSNCLGTGDSQSTIVPKKLDFLSGRKVVSLNYGSGPHILLATEDGELFAWGHNGYSQLGNGTTNQGVAPVLVSANLLNKKVTEVACGSHHSMALTDSGEVYAWGYNNCGQVGSGSTANQPTPRRVSSCLQNKVAVSIVCGQTSSLAVVDNGEVYGWGYNGNGQLGLGNNGNQLTPCRLVALQGLCVQQIVSGYAHSLALTDEGLLYAWGANTYGQLGTGNKSNQLSPVQIMTEKERIVEIAACHSTHTSAAKTQSGQVYMWGQCRGQSIVLPHLTHFTCTDDVFACFATPSVMWRLLSMEHDDFLTVAQSLKKEFDNPETADLKFCVDGKYIYVHKAVLKIRCEHFRSMFQSHWNEDMKEVIEIDQFSYPVYRSFLEFLYTDNVELPPEDAIGLLDLATSYCENRLKRLCQHIIKRGITVENAFSLLSAAVRYDAEDLEEFCFKFCVNHLTEVTQTTAFWQIDGNLLKDFICRASRCGAFKN; translated from the exons ATGGTGGACGTAACCAAATGGCCCATTTTCAGCCTGATGGGGCCCCAGGAGCTCTCCGCCATACGGAAAGCGTGCGTGTTTGGAACGTCTGCTAATGAAGCCATCTACATCACCAATGATGATGAG GTGTATGTGTTTGGGTTGAACTGCAGTAACTGCCTCGGAACAGGGGACAGCCAGAGCACCATTGTACCCAAGAAGCTGGACTTCCTGAGTGGGAGGAAGGTGGTCAGCCTGAACTACGGCAGTGGACCCCACATCCTGCTGGCCACAGAGG acGGAGAACTATTTGCCTGGGGACATAATGGCTACAGCCAGCTGGGAAATGGGACAACAAACCAAGGAGTAGCTCCAGTGCTCGTGTCTGCCAACCTGCTCAATAAGAAGGTCACAGAGGTGGCCTGTGGCTCTCACCACTCAATGGCTCTGACTGACTCAGGAGAA GTGTATGCATGGGGTTACAACAACTGCGGTCAGGTGGGCTCAGGCTCCACAGCGAACCAGCCCACACCCCGCAGAGTATCCAGCTGCCTGCAGAACAAGGTGGCTGTCAGTATTGTCTGTGGTCAGACCTCATCTCTGGCAGTAGTGGATAATGGAGAG GTGTACGGTTGGGGCTATAATGGGAATGGACAACTGGGACTTGGAAATAATGGGAACCAGCTCACTCCCTGCCGACTTGTGGCTCTGCAGGGTTTATGTGTGCAACAG ATTGTCTCAGGCTATGCCCACTCCCTGGCACTAACAGATGAGGGTTTGCTCTATGCATGGGGCGCCAACACGTATGGACAACTGGGCACCGGCAACAAGAGCAACCAGCTGAGCCCGGTTCAGATCATGACTGAGAAAGAGAG GATTGTAGAGATTGCTGCCTGTCACTCCACACATACGTCAGCTGCTAAAACCCAGAGTGGTCAGGTGTACATGTGGGGCCAGTGTAGGGGCCAGTCTATAGTGCTGCCTCACCTCACACACTTTACCTGTACCGACGATGTCTTCGCATGCTTTGCTACCCCGTCGGTTATGTGGAGGCTTCTTTCCATGG agcATGATGACTTCTTGACTGTGGCTCAGTCTCTCAAGAAAGAGTTTGACAACCCAGAGACAGCTGACCTCAAGTTCTGCGTCGATGGCAAATATATCTATGTCCACAAAGCAGTTCTCAAAATCAG GTGTGAGCACTTCAGATCCATGTTCCAGTCCCACTGGAATGAAGACATGAaggaagtgatagaaatagacCAGTTCTCCTACCCGGTCTACCGCTCCTTCCTGGAGTTCCTCTACACAGACAACGTGGAGTTGCCTCCTGAAGATGCTATTG GGCTGTTGGATCTGGCAACGTCTTACTGTGAGAACCGCCTGAAACGTCTTTGTCAACACATAATCAAGAGGGGGATCACA GTCGAAAACGCCTTCTCCCTGCTGTCGGCTGCTGTGCGCTATGATGCAGAG GACCTGGAAGAGTTCTGCTTTAAGTTCTGCGTGAATCACCTAACCGAGGTGACCCAGACGACCGCTTTCTGGCAAATCGATGGCAACTTGCTCAAAGATTTCATATGTCGAGCCAGCCGCTGTGGAGCCTTCAAGAACTGA